The genomic stretch GATAAGAAAATCAGCCTAACGAAAGAGGGGGAAACCTTACTCATTCACGCGCAGCGAGTGATTCAACAACTGCACGACGCGCAATTAGCGATTGATGAACTAAAAGGTTTAGCAAAAGGAGAAGTGCGCCTTGGCACGCCTTCTATGATGGGGAGTTACTTCTTCCCGAGAATCGTGATGGCGTTTAAGAGCCAGTTTCCTGATCTGAAATTGACGCTCGTTGAGGCTGGCACGCAATCTATTCGTCGAATGTTGCTCAATGGACAACTCGATATCGGCGTGATCAGCTGTGACGATGTACCTGAAGATCTAGAAACGGACCATTTGTTCAGCAGCCAAATGGTGGCCGTTGTTGCTCCCGAGCATGAGCTAGCGCAGCGCGAAGCCATAACGTTTGATGAATTTTTCGAGCATGAATTGGTGATGTTTCAGCACGGATATTTTCATAGAGAATTCTTAGACCATGTCAGTGAAGAGCACGGTTTCAGCATGAAATCTTCCTTTGAAACCAACTTGCTGCCTCTGATATTGAGCATCGTCAGGCAGGAGTTTGCCATTACGGCCCTGCTTGAGCTTGTTACTCAAAACGAGAAGGAGGTTGTTGGCATTCCGTTTCATCCTCCAGTAACGCTCGATTTGGCACTAGCTTGGCGGAAAGAAGGGTATTTATCTATCGCAGATCGGACGTTTATTGATTTTGTGAAACGTTACGTCTGATACAAAAAGAGCTTCTTATTTCAGAAGCTCTTGTCACTATCCATTTATAGGCGATTAACTGCCACTGTACATCTTTTCGAAGTTCTTCGGATTCCAACCGATCATTACTCGGTCACCAATCTTCAATACAGGCACAGAGCGAGCACCAAGTGCATCAAGCTCTTTACGACCACGTTGCATTTTCGCGTTACAAAGGCGGTAATTAATGTTTTTCGAATCAAGATAACGTTGAGCATCTTTGCAGTGAGGGCATTTGTCTTTGACGTAAAGAACGACACGTTTCATTGAATTTCTCTCCATTATCATTGGGAGGCGAAGTCTACTATATGCTTCTTCAACTCTCCAGAACTTGATTTGTTGAGTAAAAGAATGAGGTTTGGAAAGTGAAAGTCATAAAAATGTAATGCCAATAAAGAACGTAAGGTTGGGAAAAAGTACCAAACGCTTTGATTGGTATCTGTAGCAATAGAACTTAAATATCCTTTTATCTACTATCTGAATGCTAATTGTTGCATTGATATGATGTTTTTATGAATTGTTGTAACTAATTCACTTAAACGTCGAGTTTTACTTTAAGTTCGGAAGAGAAAATGTCAGGGAAGCGGGTCGCGAAAAATACTCTTTTTCAGATCGTCAAAATGCTAATTACGACCGTAGTTAACCTGTATATGGTACGTGTTTTACTCCATCAACTTGGTGTTGAAGGCTATGGTATTTTCAATCTTATTGCCGGCATTTTGGCGTTAATGCTGTTTTTAAATGGAGCAATGACAACATCAAGTCAGCGTTATTTGTCTTTTTACAGTACCCAACAGTTAGAAAAAAGAACTAGCGTCTTTGCTACCACAAAATCGCTACATATTGTTGTTGCTATGATTATTTTTTTACTGTTATTTTCACTGCAAACTTTTATTTTTGAAGATTTAATTAACATACCAGTATCAGTTGTTTCTTCCGCTCAATCGTTATACCAGATTATGGCTGTCGGCGTATTAGCATCTGTAGTAACCGTGCCATTTAATGCGCAAATTAATGCCAATGAAGATTTAGGTATTGATGCTGTGTTTAGTGTTTTTGAATCACTGCTTAAGTTGATTTCGGCATTTTTGATTATCCTCTTTGAAAATCAACTAGTCGCTCTGGGAACGTTGTTTGTCTCAGTCTCTTGGATAATGCTTATTATGAAGGTGGCTTACTGTCGGATTAAATATAAAGAATGTAACCTTCTAAACTTCAAATTAGATATTGCCTTATTTAAAGAAATGATTGGCTTCACGAGTTGGAACTCATTTGGTGCCATTTGTGGCGTTGCTAGAGTTCAAGGCTTAGCTGTTGTGCTTAATAATTTCTTTGGCGTTTATATCAATGCTGTTTATGCCATTGCTGTTCAAGTAAATGGAAAGCTAAAGGAATTTAGCA from Vibrio parahaemolyticus encodes the following:
- a CDS encoding LysR family transcriptional regulator, with the translated sequence MESKQLKHFLAVAEHGNITHAAKALHIAQPALSISIKKFEQSLGVTLFRREDKKISLTKEGETLLIHAQRVIQQLHDAQLAIDELKGLAKGEVRLGTPSMMGSYFFPRIVMAFKSQFPDLKLTLVEAGTQSIRRMLLNGQLDIGVISCDDVPEDLETDHLFSSQMVAVVAPEHELAQREAITFDEFFEHELVMFQHGYFHREFLDHVSEEHGFSMKSSFETNLLPLILSIVRQEFAITALLELVTQNEKEVVGIPFHPPVTLDLALAWRKEGYLSIADRTFIDFVKRYV
- a CDS encoding glutaredoxin family protein, which produces MKRVVLYVKDKCPHCKDAQRYLDSKNINYRLCNAKMQRGRKELDALGARSVPVLKIGDRVMIGWNPKNFEKMYSGS
- a CDS encoding flippase; the protein is MSGKRVAKNTLFQIVKMLITTVVNLYMVRVLLHQLGVEGYGIFNLIAGILALMLFLNGAMTTSSQRYLSFYSTQQLEKRTSVFATTKSLHIVVAMIIFLLLFSLQTFIFEDLINIPVSVVSSAQSLYQIMAVGVLASVVTVPFNAQINANEDLGIDAVFSVFESLLKLISAFLIILFENQLVALGTLFVSVSWIMLIMKVAYCRIKYKECNLLNFKLDIALFKEMIGFTSWNSFGAICGVARVQGLAVVLNNFFGVYINAVYAIAVQVNGKLKEFSINIMKAFNPRIVKAESKGNREEMLHLSMLASRFSLLLYSVIALPIFFETDFMLSIWLGDYPDGVLTFIKLFLVLAFVNLTTVGLQTAIQATGDVKAYQSTIGSVLLLTVPLAYIFLSLGYPPYTVIVVSIFMEVVSCGMRLAFLKLKAGLSIKKYILFVINKALQVLIPTIVVLFSLTISFEQSILRFISTTLVSFGMISFLTYWLVLGVEEKKMIRLKV